In Streptomyces sannanensis, the DNA window CGCGCGTCGGGCGCTGACGGCCGCGGCTGAGCCGGTCGGCCGCCAGGGCCGCCGATGCGGCCGTCCTGGTCGCGCTGATGATCGAGCTTTCCAGGCAGGCGAACGGGTAGCCGGTGTAATGGTCGTTGAGGATCAGCACGGCCGAGGCCCGAGGGATGCCGGACGCCACGTTACCGGGGAAGCTGGAGATCCATTTGATGCCGTCCACCCGTACCCGCCCGCCGATCGAGGCCGGCAGCGCGATGATCCGGGAGGACGGACGATCGGGGAAGCGCAGGAAGTAGGAGGGCGGGTTCACCGAATCACCGGCGCCGTGCAGCCGGTACGTGGCCTCGACCAGCTCCACGATCTGCTTCTCGCGTCCCTGCAGCGCGCGCTGGACCTGCGCACCGGAGATCACCGCGAACGGTGGCACGGTGACCGGCTCGGGCATGGCGGACTTCGTTGAAGTGGATCTCATGGTGATCATGCGGCAGTCACCTCGACAGTGGGGGAGCAGTCGGCAAGGCGCACCGCGTCGGCCATCGCCACGAGTACCTCGCGGGGCCCCTCGAAGGCCTCCCTGCTGTGCGCGGTACGGACGTTGTCGACGAGCATCAGGTCGCCGGCCTGCCAGGGTTCGCGTGCGGTGTTGTCCTCGTAGACCTTGTTGAGAAGCTGCACGACGTCCTCGCCGATTGCGTCGCCGTTGCCGTAGCAGGTGTTGAACGGCAGCCCGTCGGCGCCGTACGAGTCCAGCAGGAACTCGCGCACCTCGGGGGCGATCGTCCACTCGTTGAGGAACGCGATCTGGTTGAACCAGCAGCGCCGGCCGGTGACCGGATGGCGCACCACGGCGCTGCGCCGCTGCCTGGTGCGCAGTCCACCGTCGGGCTGCCACTCGAACTCGATCGCGTTGGCACGGCAGTAGTGCTCGATGGCGCCCCGGTCCTCGGTGCCGAACGACTCGGCCAAGGACGCTCCGATCTCGTCGTTGTAACTGCGCGTGAGCAGCCAGCCCTCCCGCTCGAACCGCCCGGTCAGCTCGGTGGGCAGCGCCTCGAGCACGGTGGACGCGTCGGCCACCGCGGTCGCCCCGCCCTCGGCGGGCGCGCCCAGGCACGCGAACATCATCAGTCCGGGGAACTCGAGCGTGTAGCTCAGTTCGTGGTGCATGCACATCGGCTGGTTCTGCGGCCACTTCGAGGAGGAGTACACACCGTCGGAGTAGATCTGCCGGGGTGCGAAGGACTCCTTCTCGGTCATCAGGCCGTTGGCGAGCCGCCGGAAGACGGCACCGGTCTCGGCCGCGTCGCGCAGCCCGAGACCGCGGGCCAGGACCGCACCGTGCTCGGCCACGATGGCTCGCAGCGCGTCCCGGTGCTCGGCCGCCCAGCTCAGAGCACCGTCGGTGGTCTCGACGCGCAGCATCGGCGGTCTGCCCGGTTGCAGCTCCAGGTCGAGGAGTGACGCCGGGGATGTGGACGACATCTCGGTTTCCTTTCTCTTGCCGCTCAGGAAGACATCAGCAGTTCGGCGGCGTGCAGCACGGCCTTTGCCGCCTCTGCCGGACGGGTTCGCAGGAAGTAGTGGCCGCCGTTCGCGAGTTCGTGCAGGTCGACGTGTTCGGCAAGCAGCTGCCAGTCGCGGTGTCGGGACGAGGAATCCGCCGTGCTCGGGTCGTCCGCGGCGACCACCACGGTGACCGGCGCGGACAGCTTCACCGTCGGCGGTGCGTCCAGGACATCGGCGAAATAGCGGTGCGCGGACACACAGTCGTGCCGATAGGCGGCGCCGACACGTTCGGCATGCGGCGCGTCGAGCTCACCGAGTCCGGTGTAGCCGCTGTCCGCGCTCAGCCTCGCGGCGATCTCGGCGTCGCTCGGCCCGGTCAGCTCGGTGATCGCGGCACGCCGGCCGACGGCGTCACCGAGCAGCTGCGCCCCGAGGAACACCCGCTGGACGTCCACTCCGCGTTCCTGGAGCTTCCTGGCCGTCTCCACCGCGAACGCGGTGCCCGAGGAGTGGCCCCACAGCATGACCGTGGTCAGGCCGCGCTCGGTGATCTCGGCGACGACCTGTTCGACCACCTGTGCCATCGGCGCGAAGGGCTCGCGCTCGGCGGTTACGTCGTGACCGGGCAACTCGACGGCGTAGACCGCGGGCCCGCTGCCCGACAGCGCCCTGGCCATCGGCTGGAAGTTCACCGCGTTGCCGCCCGCATAGGGGAAGCAGACCAGGGCACCGGCCTGCGCACTGTTCGACCCCGAGAGCGCGTGCAGAAGTCCGGAGCGCCCCTCGGGCCCGGCGTCGATCAGTCCGGCCAGATCGGCGAGGACCGGGTGACGGGTGACGTCCTTGAGCGACACCGCACGGTCCAGGGCGATCGCCAGCTTCACGGCCGACAGCGAGGTGCCGCCCAGATCGAAGAAGTGGTCACGCCGTCCGATCCGGGTGTACGGGATGCCCAGCACCTCTGCCCACGCGGCCGCCAGCCGCTGTTCTGCCGGGGTAGTCGGCTGGCTGTAGTCGCCCTCGACGGCGGCTAGTTCTCCGGCCAGCGCTGTCAGCGTCTTCCTGTCGATCTTGCTGTTGGCAGTCAGCGGCAGGCTTTCCCGCCAGTGGAAGGCGGACGGGACCATGTACTCCGGCAGTGATCCGCCCAGGCGGTTCAGCAGGACGTCGGTCTCGACCGGCCGTGGGCCGGAGTAGAAGGCCACCAGGTGCTTGCTCTGGTCGCTCCGTTCGGCGACCACCACCGCACCGTCGCGGACACCGGGCACCCGCAGCAGGGTGTTCTCGATCTCACCGATCTCGATCCGGAAGCCACGGATCTTGACCTGGGTGTCCTTCCGGCCGAGAAACTCGAGCTTGCCCTCGGGCAGCCAGCGACCGTAGTCGCCCCCTCGGTAGAGGCGGTTGCCCGGCCGGTGCGGATCGGGCATGAAGGCCGCCCGGGTGCGCTCGGGGTCGTTGACGTAGCCGCGGCCGACGCAGACTCCGGAGAAGACGATCGCACCGGGGGCGCCCAGCGGCACCGGTGACAGATGCTCGTCGACGACATAGATGTGCGTGTT includes these proteins:
- a CDS encoding TauD/TfdA family dioxygenase, which encodes MSSTSPASLLDLELQPGRPPMLRVETTDGALSWAAEHRDALRAIVAEHGAVLARGLGLRDAAETGAVFRRLANGLMTEKESFAPRQIYSDGVYSSSKWPQNQPMCMHHELSYTLEFPGLMMFACLGAPAEGGATAVADASTVLEALPTELTGRFEREGWLLTRSYNDEIGASLAESFGTEDRGAIEHYCRANAIEFEWQPDGGLRTRQRRSAVVRHPVTGRRCWFNQIAFLNEWTIAPEVREFLLDSYGADGLPFNTCYGNGDAIGEDVVQLLNKVYEDNTAREPWQAGDLMLVDNVRTAHSREAFEGPREVLVAMADAVRLADCSPTVEVTAA